In a genomic window of Helianthus annuus cultivar XRQ/B chromosome 10, HanXRQr2.0-SUNRISE, whole genome shotgun sequence:
- the LOC110885178 gene encoding rhodanese-like domain-containing protein 9, chloroplastic has translation MAGISCCCSLSSPSNLGTVSLRFNGGRRARVLSKSLRINAEISYVSGEEAKRLVAEEGYTIVDVRDRIQYERAHIKSCRHVPLFVENKDNDPGTIVKRQLHNNFSGLFYGLPFTKPNPEFVESVKSQFSPNSKILIVCQEGLRSSGAANKLEAAGFQNIACITSGLQSVKPGWFDVEGSTELQDAGKGGLVQVQGKISAVLGTVLICAYLFITFFPDQAEKILALFPSVTSER, from the exons ATGGCGGGCATCAGTTGCTGTTGCTCACTCTCTTCTCCAAG CAATTTGGGGACGGTTTCATTGAGGTTTAACGGTGGAAGAAGAGCAAGAGTTTTGAGTAAAAGTTTGAGGATAAATGCAGAGATTAGTTATGTAAGTGGTGAAGAAGCAAAGAGGCTTGTGGCAGAAGAAGGGTACACGATTGTGGATGTTAGGGATAGAATTCAGTATGAAAGAGCTCATATTAAATCATGCCGACATGTTCCTCTTTTCGTTGAGAATAAGGACAATGATCCAG GAACTATAGTGAAGAGGCAACTGCATAACAATTTCTCGGGTTTATTTTATGGATTGCCATTTACTAAGCCTAATCCCGAATTCGTGGAGTCAGTAAAGAGCCAGTTCTCACCCAACAGTAAAATTCTAATAGTTTGCCAAGAAGGCCTCAG GTCTTCTGGGGCTGCAAACAAGTTAGAGGCAGCTGGATTTCAGAATATTGCATGCATAACATCAGGACTCCAATCTGTAAAGCCAG GATGGTTCGATGTTGAGGGTTCTACGGAGCTACAAGACGCGGGTAAGGGGGGTTTAGTTCAAGTGCAAGGCAAAATCTCAGCTGTTCTTGGAACCGTACTCATCT GTGCATATCTTTTCATAACTTTCTTTCCGGATCAAGCAGAAAAGATTCTCGCTTTGTTTCCTTCCGTAACGTCCGAACGATGA